In Janibacter alkaliphilus, the following proteins share a genomic window:
- a CDS encoding TetR/AcrR family transcriptional regulator, whose translation MSRSVSEVSAGEGSADAEGVVGRDVAGHDAVDTAQGSASTPYHHGNLRQALLDAALELLVETPATRLSLRQVARAAGVSHGAPYHHFADKDALVAACGTESLRRLAAHQHDSVAGQDDPRERLLAFGRAYLDFAVRRPSLFALVFDPELCDPADPKPENIPYLTQLDTELAEVVAEGQRAGLLPAGPTEEIAHALWGTVHGLALLVSAGHLSAAQAEAALVTVVRD comes from the coding sequence ATGTCAAGATCTGTCTCGGAGGTCTCCGCCGGCGAGGGCTCGGCCGATGCTGAGGGAGTCGTCGGCCGCGATGTGGCCGGCCACGACGCCGTGGACACCGCCCAGGGGAGCGCGTCGACGCCCTACCATCACGGCAACCTGCGGCAGGCGCTGCTCGACGCCGCCCTCGAGCTGCTCGTCGAGACCCCCGCGACCCGGCTCAGCCTGCGCCAGGTGGCCCGAGCGGCCGGCGTCTCGCACGGGGCGCCCTACCACCACTTCGCCGACAAGGACGCGCTCGTCGCCGCCTGCGGCACCGAGAGCCTGCGGCGGCTGGCGGCGCACCAGCACGACAGCGTGGCCGGGCAGGACGACCCACGGGAGCGGCTGCTCGCCTTCGGCCGGGCCTACCTCGACTTCGCCGTGCGCCGACCGAGCCTCTTCGCCCTCGTCTTCGATCCCGAGCTGTGCGACCCGGCCGACCCGAAGCCGGAGAACATCCCCTACCTCACCCAGCTCGACACGGAGCTTGCCGAGGTCGTCGCCGAGGGGCAGCGCGCCGGGCTGCTGCCGGCGGGGCCGACCGAGGAGATCGCGCACGCCCTCTGGGGCACCGTCCACGGGCTGGCGCTGCTCGTCTCAGCCGGGCACCTCAGCGCCGCCCAGGCCGAGGCCGCCCTGGTCACGGTGGTCCGCGACTGA
- a CDS encoding ferritin → MTSRFIAQLNTQIGEEFAAHQQYVAVAAHYDALTMPQMAGLFFRQAKEERGHAMMMIRYLLDVDAPVEIPAVEAPTSVFDGVVPPVELALAQERRVTEQIHTLTQIAREEGDFAAEQFMQWFIKEQVEEVATMQDLLAVVQRSGDDLNDIENYVERELSGSDDDPTAPPMADA, encoded by the coding sequence ATGACCTCTCGATTCATCGCCCAGCTGAACACCCAGATCGGTGAGGAGTTCGCCGCCCACCAGCAGTACGTCGCGGTGGCCGCGCACTACGACGCCCTGACCATGCCGCAGATGGCCGGTCTCTTCTTCCGTCAGGCGAAGGAGGAGCGCGGCCACGCCATGATGATGATCCGCTACCTCCTCGACGTCGACGCCCCGGTGGAGATCCCCGCGGTCGAGGCCCCGACCAGCGTCTTCGACGGGGTCGTCCCGCCGGTCGAGCTCGCGCTGGCGCAGGAGCGCCGGGTCACCGAGCAGATCCACACGCTGACCCAGATCGCCCGCGAGGAGGGCGACTTCGCCGCCGAGCAGTTCATGCAGTGGTTCATCAAGGAGCAGGTCGAGGAGGTCGCCACGATGCAGGACCTGCTGGCCGTGGTGCAGCGCAGCGGCGACGACCTCAACGACATCGAGAACTACGTCGAGCGTGAGCTCAGCGGGAGCGACGACGACCCGACGGCTCCGCCGATGGCTGACGCCTGA
- a CDS encoding NAD(P)H-dependent oxidoreductase: MTQLLVIDAHPDPDSLCAALADRYAQGASDRTQVARLTPRDLDFDPVLHQGLRGAQPLEPDLVRAQQEISDARHLAVVAPIWWGSVPALLKGFFDRVFEVRWAYHYSPRGLPVGHLKGRTARLILTTDSPGWYLNLLSGRPTERQVGRGTLGFSGVSPVRVTRYGPVRSSDLAGRQGWLDEVARLGTKDAAGLPSTPPEPVRRTEPATVGAH; encoded by the coding sequence ATGACCCAGCTGCTCGTCATTGACGCCCACCCCGACCCCGACTCGCTGTGCGCCGCCCTCGCCGACCGGTACGCCCAGGGCGCGTCCGACCGGACGCAGGTCGCCCGGCTCACCCCGCGCGACCTCGACTTCGACCCGGTGCTGCACCAGGGGCTGCGCGGCGCGCAGCCGCTGGAGCCCGACCTCGTCCGCGCCCAGCAGGAGATCTCCGACGCCCGGCACCTGGCGGTCGTCGCCCCGATCTGGTGGGGCTCGGTGCCGGCCCTGCTCAAGGGCTTCTTCGACCGGGTCTTCGAGGTGCGCTGGGCCTACCACTACAGCCCGCGGGGCCTGCCGGTCGGCCACCTCAAGGGCCGCACCGCCCGGCTGATCCTCACCACCGACTCCCCCGGCTGGTACCTCAACCTGCTCAGCGGTCGCCCGACCGAGCGCCAGGTGGGCCGCGGCACGCTCGGCTTCAGCGGCGTCTCCCCGGTGCGGGTGACCCGTTACGGCCCGGTGCGCAGCTCCGATCTGGCGGGCCGGCAGGGCTGGCTGGACGAGGTCGCCAGGCTCGGCACCAAGGATGCGGCGGGGCTGCCGAGCACCCCGCCGGAGCCGGTGCGGCGGACCGAGCCGGCGACCGTCGGCGCGCACTGA
- a CDS encoding crotonase/enoyl-CoA hydratase family protein, giving the protein MTDGTYETLRYAVDEDGIATITLDRPDALNSFTVQMHHELIDVITRAGQDDSARAVIVTGAGRAFCAGMDLSAEGNVFGIAEDREPTPAEVAERPTDPDMLDGIRDTGGKVTLAIFRCPKPVIAAINGPAVGIGATMTCAMDFRLASSSAKIGFVFGRLGIVPEAASSWFLPRIVGLQTALELCYTAEVRGAQEMADLGFVRSVHEPDELLPAAKELARRLVQGRSPVGVALTRWMLYRNSAATHPFEAHAVESIAMQQTSMGDGKEGVAAFLDKREAEFTSRASELPAFVPWDPRDQIVP; this is encoded by the coding sequence ATGACCGACGGCACCTACGAGACCCTGCGGTACGCCGTCGACGAGGACGGCATCGCGACGATCACCCTCGACCGGCCGGACGCGCTGAACTCCTTCACCGTGCAGATGCACCACGAGCTCATCGACGTCATCACCCGGGCCGGCCAGGACGACAGCGCACGCGCGGTGATCGTCACCGGCGCCGGCCGGGCCTTCTGCGCCGGGATGGACCTCAGCGCCGAGGGCAACGTCTTCGGGATCGCCGAGGACCGCGAGCCCACCCCGGCCGAGGTCGCCGAGCGGCCCACCGACCCGGACATGCTCGACGGCATCCGGGACACCGGCGGCAAGGTGACCCTGGCGATCTTCCGCTGCCCCAAGCCGGTCATCGCCGCCATCAACGGCCCGGCCGTCGGCATCGGCGCGACGATGACCTGCGCCATGGACTTCCGGCTGGCCTCCAGCAGCGCGAAGATCGGGTTCGTCTTCGGCCGGCTCGGGATCGTCCCGGAGGCTGCGAGCAGCTGGTTCCTGCCGCGGATCGTCGGCCTGCAGACCGCCCTGGAGCTCTGCTACACCGCCGAGGTGCGCGGCGCGCAGGAGATGGCCGACCTCGGCTTCGTCCGCTCCGTGCACGAGCCCGACGAGCTGCTGCCGGCAGCCAAGGAGCTGGCCCGCCGCCTCGTCCAGGGCCGCTCCCCGGTCGGCGTGGCGCTGACCCGGTGGATGCTCTACCGCAACTCCGCGGCCACGCACCCCTTCGAGGCGCACGCCGTGGAGTCGATCGCCATGCAGCAGACCTCGATGGGCGACGGCAAGGAAGGGGTGGCCGCCTTCCTCGACAAGCGGGAGGCCGAGTTCACCTCCCGGGCCAGCGAGCTGCCCGCCTTCGTGCCCTGGGACCCGCGCGACCAGATCGTCCCCTGA
- a CDS encoding nitronate monooxygenase yields the protein MTLPDQLRGRLRLPVIASPMFLASGPDLVIGTCRAGLLGTFPALNQRTTEGFEEWLTQIEEALAAPADGGREAAPFGVNLIVHRTNKRLEADLERIVAHQVPLVITSLGAVKEVVDAVHSYGGLVFHDVTNAGHAAKAAQAGVDGIILVSAGAGGHAGAINPFALIAEVRRVWDGPLVLAGALSTGRDVLAAQAAGADLAYMGTRFLATQEATVTTDYKEMITSHGATEIVYTPSISSIPANFLRGSIVSAGLDPERLAQPDRVDLEHVTNPHDGAASDSKAWRDIWSAGQGVAAIDEVLPVADLVEQLCTEYDEAATQLRATMDEGSAR from the coding sequence GTGACTCTTCCCGACCAGCTCCGCGGCCGCCTGCGCCTGCCCGTCATCGCCTCGCCGATGTTCCTCGCCTCCGGGCCCGACCTCGTCATCGGTACCTGCCGTGCCGGTCTGCTCGGCACCTTCCCGGCGCTCAACCAGCGCACCACCGAGGGCTTCGAGGAGTGGCTGACCCAGATCGAGGAGGCGCTGGCCGCCCCCGCCGACGGGGGCCGGGAGGCCGCCCCCTTCGGCGTCAACCTCATCGTGCACCGCACCAACAAGCGGCTCGAGGCCGACCTGGAGCGGATCGTCGCCCACCAGGTGCCGCTGGTCATCACCAGCCTCGGCGCCGTCAAGGAGGTCGTCGACGCGGTGCACTCCTACGGCGGGCTCGTCTTCCACGACGTCACCAACGCGGGGCACGCCGCGAAGGCCGCGCAGGCCGGGGTAGACGGGATCATCCTCGTCAGCGCGGGTGCGGGCGGGCACGCCGGGGCGATCAACCCCTTCGCGCTCATCGCCGAGGTGCGCCGCGTCTGGGACGGGCCGCTGGTGCTCGCCGGCGCCCTCTCCACCGGGCGGGACGTGCTGGCCGCGCAGGCGGCCGGCGCCGACCTGGCCTACATGGGCACCCGCTTCCTGGCCACGCAGGAGGCCACGGTGACCACCGACTACAAGGAGATGATCACCAGCCACGGCGCCACCGAGATCGTCTACACCCCCTCGATCAGCTCGATCCCGGCGAACTTCCTCCGAGGCAGCATCGTCTCGGCGGGCCTCGACCCGGAGCGGCTCGCCCAGCCCGACCGGGTCGACCTCGAGCACGTCACCAACCCGCACGACGGGGCGGCCAGCGACAGCAAGGCCTGGCGCGACATCTGGTCCGCCGGCCAGGGGGTCGCGGCGATCGACGAGGTGCTGCCGGTGGCCGACCTCGTCGAGCAGCTGTGCACCGAGTACGACGAGGCGGCCACCCAGCTGCGGGCCACCATGGACGAAGGGAGCGCCCGATGA
- a CDS encoding FecCD family ABC transporter permease, whose product MTPRVRGAAVPAVVLALLLLGSVLVAVGLGSVRLPPADVAAVVLRRMHLVAGDGVSAIDDRIVWQLRLPRVVATAAVGAVLALCGVVLQALTRNDLADPYLLGISSGAAVGAVLVLVFGVGLSSLALPAAMTLASFVGGLVALALVLAMATGRGGDLPPSRTILAGVAVAQLAGAFTSLAIMVFGERDLARQVLSWTLGSFASVRWTQALALLVLGLVAVLVLVAAAGVLDAFAFGDVSAQALGIPVTRARWTLLVLTALLTAGTVAVVGPIGFVGLTVPHLVRIVVGPTHRALLPLSALAGALLMVWADTLARTVREGEEIPVGVVTAVLGAPLLVVLLRRQARRG is encoded by the coding sequence GTGACGCCGAGGGTGCGCGGGGCGGCCGTGCCGGCCGTCGTGCTCGCCCTGCTGCTGCTCGGCAGCGTCCTCGTCGCGGTCGGTCTCGGCTCGGTCCGGCTGCCGCCGGCCGACGTCGCCGCGGTGGTGCTGCGCCGGATGCACCTGGTCGCCGGCGACGGGGTGAGCGCCATCGACGACCGCATCGTGTGGCAGCTGCGGCTGCCCCGCGTCGTGGCCACCGCCGCGGTCGGGGCGGTGCTGGCCCTCTGCGGGGTGGTGCTGCAGGCCCTGACCCGCAACGACCTCGCCGACCCCTACCTGCTGGGCATCTCCAGCGGCGCTGCCGTCGGCGCGGTGCTCGTCCTCGTCTTCGGCGTCGGGCTCTCCAGCCTGGCGCTGCCGGCGGCGATGACGCTCGCCTCCTTCGTCGGCGGCCTGGTCGCCCTGGCCCTGGTGCTGGCCATGGCGACCGGCCGGGGCGGGGACCTGCCGCCCAGCCGCACGATCCTCGCCGGCGTCGCCGTCGCGCAGCTGGCCGGCGCCTTCACCTCGCTGGCGATCATGGTCTTCGGCGAGCGGGACCTCGCCCGGCAGGTGCTCAGCTGGACCCTCGGCTCCTTCGCCTCGGTGCGCTGGACGCAGGCGCTGGCGCTGCTCGTGCTCGGCCTCGTGGCGGTGCTCGTGCTGGTCGCGGCCGCCGGGGTGCTGGACGCCTTCGCCTTCGGCGACGTCTCGGCGCAGGCGCTGGGCATCCCGGTCACCCGGGCACGGTGGACGCTGCTCGTGCTCACCGCGCTGCTGACCGCCGGGACGGTCGCGGTGGTCGGGCCGATCGGCTTCGTCGGGCTCACCGTGCCGCACCTGGTGCGGATCGTCGTCGGGCCGACGCACCGGGCGCTGCTGCCGTTGAGCGCCCTGGCCGGGGCGCTGCTCATGGTCTGGGCCGACACCCTGGCACGCACCGTGCGCGAGGGCGAGGAGATCCCGGTCGGGGTGGTGACGGCGGTGCTCGGGGCGCCGCTGCTCGTCGTGCTGCTGCGACGTCAGGCCAGGCGCGGATGA
- a CDS encoding ABC transporter ATP-binding protein yields MGDTDGDKGDGGSGAAASEGRENRVVIEEVSVAIDRRPLLAPVSATVEPGTCLAVRGENGSGKTTLLRVVAGLLRPSSGRVRIGDQVVDERLPRTRQQVATLLGGSAAYRDLTVWEHLLLIDASWGGDEASVDHRAGRVLDLLRIEGLADRFPHQLSSGQSHLVDLALVLFRPGDVLVLDEPEQRLDDERRAIVADVLRDRADAGATVLMATHDAELTEAVADEVLTLTTADHEAAGG; encoded by the coding sequence ATGGGGGACACCGACGGCGACAAGGGAGACGGGGGGAGCGGCGCTGCCGCCAGCGAAGGCCGCGAGAACCGGGTCGTCATCGAGGAGGTCTCGGTCGCCATCGACCGGAGGCCCTTGCTGGCGCCGGTCAGCGCGACCGTCGAGCCGGGCACCTGCCTGGCGGTGCGCGGCGAGAACGGCTCCGGCAAGACCACGCTGCTGCGGGTGGTCGCCGGGCTGCTGCGCCCGAGCAGCGGCCGCGTACGGATCGGCGACCAGGTCGTCGACGAGCGGCTGCCACGCACCCGGCAGCAGGTGGCCACCCTGCTCGGCGGCAGCGCCGCCTACCGCGACCTGACCGTCTGGGAGCACCTGCTGCTCATCGACGCCTCCTGGGGCGGGGACGAGGCGAGCGTCGACCACCGCGCCGGGCGGGTGCTCGACCTGCTGCGGATCGAGGGCCTGGCCGACCGCTTCCCGCACCAGCTCTCCTCGGGGCAGAGCCACCTCGTCGACCTCGCGCTGGTGCTCTTCCGGCCTGGTGACGTGCTCGTCCTCGACGAGCCCGAGCAGCGTCTGGACGACGAGCGTCGCGCGATCGTCGCGGACGTGCTGCGTGATCGCGCAGACGCCGGCGCCACGGTGCTCATGGCCACCCACGACGCCGAGCTGACCGAGGCGGTGGCCGACGAGGTGCTCACCCTGACCACCGCCGACCACGAGGCCGCCGGTGGCTGA
- the ndk gene encoding nucleoside-diphosphate kinase has product MTEIDRSLVLIKPDGYRRGLTGEVLRRIEAKGYTLVALQVTSATREQLAQHYAEHEGKPFYEPLLEFMSSGPLTAAVIEGHGCIPGFRSLAGATNPTEAAPGSIRGDLGRDWGLAVQQNIVHGSDSPESAAREITIWFPGIAS; this is encoded by the coding sequence GTGACCGAGATCGACCGCTCCCTCGTCCTGATCAAGCCCGACGGCTACCGCCGCGGCCTCACCGGGGAGGTGCTGCGCCGGATCGAGGCGAAGGGGTACACCCTGGTCGCCCTGCAGGTCACCTCCGCCACCCGGGAGCAGCTCGCGCAGCACTACGCCGAGCACGAGGGCAAGCCCTTCTACGAGCCGCTGCTGGAGTTCATGTCCTCCGGACCGCTGACCGCGGCCGTCATCGAGGGGCACGGCTGCATCCCCGGCTTCCGCTCGCTGGCCGGCGCCACCAACCCCACCGAGGCCGCGCCCGGCTCGATCCGCGGCGACCTCGGCCGTGACTGGGGGCTGGCCGTCCAGCAGAACATCGTGCACGGCTCGGACTCCCCGGAGTCGGCCGCCCGGGAGATCACCATCTGGTTCCCGGGCATCGCGTCCTGA
- a CDS encoding (2Fe-2S) ferredoxin domain-containing protein yields the protein MSTDETAPGASTESAEPPTESRLLVAMAFTDTRHEDELLALAAECDATLCYLQGEGRPTLPAALDDLAADGRQRCTIVASTGPDGLRAGSWVRRVAGDWVRRHDGRLAVRIAMAPSGRPVTAASYALPSRPVLGTEAPLTSPAWEQPPDYHHHVLVCRGPRCTARGADETWDALREEIARTCEGDEILAAQTGCLYPCNQAPVVKVSPGEAWHAEVDAERARELVRALSVDG from the coding sequence ATGAGCACGGACGAGACCGCCCCGGGCGCCAGCACGGAGTCTGCGGAGCCGCCGACGGAGAGCCGGCTGCTGGTGGCGATGGCCTTCACCGACACCCGGCACGAGGACGAGCTGCTGGCGCTGGCGGCGGAGTGCGACGCCACCCTGTGCTACCTGCAGGGCGAAGGGCGACCCACCCTCCCAGCAGCCCTGGACGACCTCGCCGCCGACGGACGGCAACGGTGCACGATCGTGGCCTCCACCGGCCCGGACGGTCTGCGGGCCGGATCCTGGGTCCGGCGGGTGGCCGGCGACTGGGTGCGACGGCACGACGGCCGGCTCGCCGTGAGGATCGCCATGGCGCCCTCCGGCCGACCGGTCACCGCGGCGAGCTACGCGCTGCCCAGCCGACCGGTGCTCGGCACCGAGGCCCCGCTCACCTCGCCGGCGTGGGAGCAGCCCCCGGACTACCACCACCACGTGCTGGTCTGCCGCGGCCCGCGCTGCACCGCTCGCGGGGCGGACGAGACCTGGGACGCCCTGCGCGAGGAGATCGCGCGGACCTGCGAGGGCGACGAGATCCTGGCGGCGCAGACCGGCTGCCTCTACCCGTGCAACCAGGCCCCGGTGGTCAAGGTGTCACCGGGCGAGGCGTGGCACGCCGAGGTCGACGCCGAGCGGGCCCGGGAGCTGGTGCGCGCGCTCTCGGTCGACGGGTGA
- a CDS encoding rod shape-determining protein MreB, with protein MAGRRWWVGADLAIDLGTASTLIHRQGEGIVLDEPTVVALDAASGALVAAGSRAKEMLGRTPGTMRAVRPLRHGVVSDPDVTEQMLRYFTDQVGISRVLRPRMVICVPSEVTGVERRAVEEAALRVGARSVYLVEEPVVAAIGAALPVTDTQASVVVDIGGGSTDAAILALGGVVASRSARVAGDALDEAITQHVKSELSLLLGERSAEEVKIAVGSAYPLAQEHSTRVRGRDLLTGLPRTVELGSGQVRRAIDPPVRQIIDLVRALLDRCPPELSGDVLGRGVTLTGGGALLPGLEARMQHELGVPVTAATDPLRAVARGVGRCVDDFAALQPVLVDGHRF; from the coding sequence GTGGCAGGTCGTCGGTGGTGGGTGGGCGCTGACCTGGCGATCGACCTCGGGACCGCCAGCACCCTGATCCACCGTCAGGGCGAGGGGATCGTCCTCGACGAGCCCACCGTCGTCGCCCTCGACGCCGCCTCCGGCGCGCTGGTCGCCGCCGGATCCCGCGCCAAGGAGATGCTCGGCCGCACCCCGGGCACCATGCGCGCGGTCCGCCCGCTACGGCACGGCGTCGTCTCCGACCCGGACGTCACCGAGCAGATGCTGCGCTACTTCACCGACCAGGTCGGCATCTCCCGGGTGCTGCGCCCCCGGATGGTGATCTGCGTGCCCAGCGAGGTCACCGGGGTCGAGCGACGGGCCGTCGAGGAGGCCGCCCTGCGGGTCGGCGCCCGCTCGGTCTACCTCGTCGAGGAACCGGTGGTCGCCGCCATCGGCGCTGCCCTCCCGGTGACCGACACCCAGGCCAGCGTCGTCGTCGACATCGGCGGCGGCTCCACCGACGCCGCCATCCTCGCCCTCGGCGGCGTCGTCGCCTCGCGCAGCGCCCGGGTCGCCGGCGACGCCCTCGACGAGGCGATCACCCAGCACGTCAAGAGCGAGCTGTCCCTGCTGCTGGGGGAGCGCAGCGCCGAAGAGGTGAAGATCGCCGTCGGGTCGGCCTACCCGCTGGCCCAGGAGCACAGCACCCGGGTGCGCGGACGCGACCTGCTCACCGGGCTGCCGCGGACCGTCGAGCTGGGCTCGGGGCAGGTGCGCCGGGCGATCGACCCGCCGGTCCGGCAGATCATCGACCTCGTCCGCGCCCTGCTGGACCGCTGCCCGCCGGAGCTCTCCGGCGACGTGCTCGGTCGAGGCGTCACCCTGACCGGCGGCGGGGCGCTGCTGCCCGGGCTGGAGGCGCGGATGCAGCACGAGCTCGGGGTGCCGGTCACCGCCGCCACCGACCCGCTGCGTGCCGTCGCCCGCGGTGTCGGGCGCTGCGTCGACGACTTCGCCGCGCTGCAGCCCGTGCTCGTCGACGGCCACCGCTTCTGA
- a CDS encoding ABC transporter ATP-binding protein, whose translation MRIVAQELGWSVGERPILAGASLSVRPGALTTVLGPNGTGKTTLVHLLAGLRTPTTGQVTYDEQRLDGIAHRERARRVAVVEQQPSTGLELTVDQVVALGRIPHRRSLRGLGRGDEQACAEAMARTGTEHLAGRAWSTLSGGERQRVQLARALAQQPEVLFLDEPTNHLDLRQQLRFMETVRSLAITTVAVLHDLDLAVAHGDDAVLLSRGEVVAAGAVGDVVTVEQVREVFGVETEISEHDGRHRLRWQRVTEDR comes from the coding sequence ATGAGGATCGTCGCCCAGGAGCTCGGGTGGAGCGTCGGCGAGCGGCCGATCCTCGCCGGCGCGAGCCTGTCGGTGCGCCCCGGTGCCCTCACCACGGTGCTCGGGCCGAACGGCACCGGCAAGACCACCCTGGTGCACCTGCTGGCCGGGCTGCGCACGCCGACCACCGGCCAGGTCACCTACGACGAGCAGCGGCTGGACGGCATCGCCCATCGGGAGCGGGCCCGGCGGGTGGCGGTGGTCGAGCAGCAGCCGAGCACCGGTCTGGAGCTGACCGTGGACCAGGTGGTGGCGCTGGGGCGGATCCCGCACCGGCGCAGCCTGCGCGGTCTGGGCCGGGGCGACGAGCAGGCCTGTGCCGAGGCGATGGCCCGGACCGGGACCGAGCACCTGGCCGGACGCGCCTGGAGCACCCTGTCCGGGGGCGAGCGTCAGCGGGTGCAGCTGGCTCGGGCGCTGGCCCAGCAGCCGGAGGTGCTCTTCCTCGACGAGCCGACCAACCACCTGGATCTGCGGCAGCAGCTGCGCTTCATGGAGACGGTGCGGTCGCTGGCGATCACGACGGTCGCGGTGCTGCACGACCTCGACCTGGCGGTGGCCCACGGCGACGACGCGGTGCTGCTCTCCCGGGGCGAGGTCGTGGCCGCCGGCGCGGTCGGCGACGTGGTCACCGTGGAGCAGGTCCGGGAGGTCTTCGGCGTGGAGACCGAGATCAGCGAGCACGACGGACGCCACCGGCTGCGGTGGCAGAGGGTGACGGAGGATCGATGA
- a CDS encoding DUF4233 domain-containing protein, whose protein sequence is MRAPGKFTWRMLATVLGGQALVIFFGALVARGLRVEESSDLPLGLTPFVVMCAVAVLALLAAGMVRRPGGPVLGWVVQGLTLLSAIWVPTMLAIAVVFGALYGYCQWQGTKIDARTAAAEAGPASQ, encoded by the coding sequence ATGCGGGCCCCTGGCAAGTTCACCTGGCGGATGCTCGCCACCGTCCTCGGCGGGCAGGCGCTGGTCATCTTCTTCGGCGCGCTCGTCGCCCGCGGCCTGCGGGTCGAGGAGAGCAGCGACCTGCCGCTCGGGCTGACCCCCTTCGTCGTGATGTGCGCGGTCGCCGTGCTCGCGCTGCTCGCCGCCGGGATGGTGCGCCGACCCGGCGGTCCGGTGCTCGGCTGGGTGGTCCAGGGGCTCACCCTGCTCAGCGCGATCTGGGTGCCGACCATGCTGGCGATCGCGGTGGTCTTCGGGGCGCTCTACGGCTACTGCCAGTGGCAGGGGACGAAGATCGACGCCCGCACCGCCGCCGCGGAGGCCGGACCGGCCTCCCAGTAG
- a CDS encoding bifunctional folylpolyglutamate synthase/dihydrofolate synthase yields MPAPDSAQREAARQLELRKQVRELEEAILARAPEHDLQPSLERIQAVMDLLGEPQRTYPVIHLTGTNGKTSTARIAESLLREMGLKVGRFTSPHLHDIRERITIGGELISREAFLAAWADVAPFVEAVDSRSVAEGGPPMTYFEVLVAIAYAAFADAPVDVAVVEVGMGGSWDATNVVDAPVSVVGPIALDHQHFLGDSVLDIAEEKAGIIAADAITLVGVQEDEDVIGVLVERAEQVGARIAFEGNDFGITERDVAIGGQQVSIKGLAAEYSDVFLPLHGEHQASNAAVAVAAVEAFVGGGEQPLEEDVLRAGLAAATSPGRLEIVRRSPTVLVDAAHNPHGARALAAALKDSFTFVRLVGVLAVLKDKEATEILEALDPVLDEVVISQTTSPRAMSARQLGELAVGVFGEHRVTVVRDLPDALDRAAELADEGGVAGGVVATGSVITAAEVRMLLGTESTEDLPQG; encoded by the coding sequence ATGCCCGCACCCGACTCCGCCCAGCGCGAGGCCGCCCGACAGCTCGAGCTGCGCAAGCAGGTTCGCGAGCTCGAGGAGGCGATCCTCGCCCGTGCCCCCGAGCACGACCTGCAGCCGAGCCTGGAGCGCATCCAGGCGGTGATGGACCTGCTCGGGGAGCCGCAGCGGACCTACCCGGTGATCCACCTGACCGGCACGAACGGCAAGACCTCCACCGCGCGGATCGCCGAGTCGCTGCTGCGCGAGATGGGCCTGAAGGTCGGCCGCTTCACCTCGCCGCACCTGCACGACATCCGCGAGCGGATCACCATCGGTGGTGAGCTCATCAGCCGCGAGGCCTTCCTCGCCGCCTGGGCGGACGTCGCCCCCTTCGTCGAGGCCGTGGACTCCCGCTCGGTCGCCGAGGGTGGGCCGCCGATGACCTACTTCGAGGTGCTCGTCGCGATCGCCTACGCCGCCTTCGCCGACGCCCCGGTCGACGTGGCGGTGGTCGAGGTCGGCATGGGTGGCTCGTGGGACGCGACCAACGTCGTCGACGCCCCGGTGAGCGTGGTCGGGCCGATCGCGCTGGACCACCAGCACTTCCTCGGCGACTCGGTGCTGGACATCGCCGAGGAGAAGGCGGGGATCATCGCGGCCGACGCGATCACCCTCGTCGGGGTCCAGGAGGACGAGGACGTCATCGGCGTGCTGGTCGAGCGCGCCGAGCAGGTCGGTGCACGGATCGCCTTCGAGGGCAACGACTTCGGGATCACCGAGCGGGACGTCGCGATCGGTGGCCAGCAGGTCTCGATCAAGGGGCTGGCGGCCGAGTACAGCGACGTCTTCCTGCCGCTGCACGGCGAGCACCAGGCCAGCAACGCGGCGGTCGCGGTGGCCGCGGTCGAGGCCTTCGTCGGCGGCGGCGAGCAGCCGCTGGAGGAGGACGTGCTGCGCGCCGGGCTGGCCGCGGCGACCTCGCCGGGCCGGCTGGAGATCGTCCGGCGCAGCCCGACGGTGCTCGTCGATGCCGCGCACAACCCGCACGGAGCACGGGCGCTCGCGGCGGCGCTGAAGGACTCCTTCACCTTCGTCCGGCTCGTCGGGGTGCTCGCCGTGCTCAAGGACAAGGAGGCCACCGAGATCCTCGAGGCCCTCGACCCGGTGCTCGACGAGGTGGTCATCAGCCAGACCACCTCGCCGCGGGCGATGTCGGCCCGCCAGCTGGGCGAGCTGGCCGTCGGGGTCTTCGGCGAGCACCGGGTGACCGTGGTCCGCGACCTGCCGGACGCCCTGGACCGGGCCGCCGAGCTGGCCGACGAAGGGGGCGTCGCCGGCGGCGTCGTCGCCACCGGGTCGGTGATCACGGCCGCGGAGGTGCGGATGCTGCTGGGCACGGAGAGCACCGAGGACCTGCCCCAGGGCTGA